One genomic region from Vannielia litorea encodes:
- a CDS encoding SPFH domain-containing protein, with translation MGILDFLSGEFIDVIHWTDDTRDTMVWRFERYGHEIKYGAKLTVREGQAAVFIHEGQLADVFSPGMYMLETNNMPIMTKLQHWDHGFQSPFKSEIYFVNTIRFNDNKWGTKNPVMLRDPEFGPTRIRAFGTYSVKVSDPALFMQEIVGTDGEFTSDEITFQIRNIIVQEASRVMAGSGIPVLDMAANTADMGKIISTEVSKTLSEYGMIIPELYIENISLPPAVEEVLDKRTSMGVVGDLGKYTQFAAAEAMSAAAANPGAGGNGMGAGIGMGMGMAMANQMGQAMNPQGYGQQPQPGPWGAPAGHATHQPGGQPGYAPAHHAAPPPPPPPPAEKLWHVAANGATDGPFSKARMGRMVHEGGLTRDSMVWTAGQDGWLKAGDIPELAQLFTILPPPPPPGV, from the coding sequence ATGGGCATTCTCGATTTTCTTTCCGGCGAATTCATCGACGTCATCCATTGGACCGACGACACCCGCGACACGATGGTCTGGCGCTTCGAGCGCTATGGCCACGAGATCAAGTATGGCGCCAAGCTGACCGTCCGCGAGGGGCAGGCCGCCGTCTTCATCCACGAGGGCCAACTGGCCGATGTGTTCTCTCCCGGCATGTACATGCTGGAGACCAACAACATGCCGATCATGACCAAGCTCCAGCACTGGGATCACGGGTTCCAGTCGCCGTTCAAGAGCGAGATCTATTTCGTCAACACCATCCGGTTCAATGACAACAAGTGGGGCACCAAGAATCCGGTGATGCTGCGCGACCCCGAGTTCGGGCCGACCCGCATCCGCGCCTTCGGCACCTATTCGGTGAAGGTCTCCGACCCGGCCCTCTTCATGCAGGAGATCGTCGGCACCGATGGTGAGTTCACCTCCGATGAGATCACCTTCCAGATCCGCAACATCATCGTGCAGGAAGCCTCCCGCGTGATGGCCGGCTCCGGCATCCCGGTGCTCGACATGGCGGCCAACACCGCCGACATGGGCAAGATCATCTCCACCGAGGTCAGCAAGACACTCTCCGAATACGGCATGATCATCCCCGAGCTCTATATCGAGAACATATCCCTACCCCCCGCCGTGGAAGAGGTACTCGACAAGCGCACCTCCATGGGCGTGGTTGGCGACCTCGGCAAATACACCCAGTTCGCCGCCGCCGAGGCCATGAGCGCGGCCGCTGCCAACCCCGGCGCGGGTGGCAATGGCATGGGCGCAGGGATCGGCATGGGCATGGGCATGGCGATGGCCAACCAGATGGGTCAGGCGATGAACCCGCAAGGCTACGGCCAGCAGCCGCAGCCCGGCCCGTGGGGCGCACCCGCTGGCCATGCCACGCACCAGCCGGGCGGCCAGCCCGGCTACGCGCCCGCACATCACGCCGCGCCGCCCCCGCCCCCCCCGCCCCCGGCCGAGAAGCTCTGGCACGTCGCCGCCAACGGTGCGACCGATGGCCCCTTCTCCAAGGCCCGCATGGGCCGGATGGTCCACGAAGGCGGCCTGACCCGCGATAGCATGGTCTGGACCGCCGGGCAGGACGGTTGGCTCAAGGCGGGCGACATCCCTGAACTCGCCCAGCTCTTCACCATCCTCCCCCCGCCCCCGCCGCCGGGGGTGTGA
- a CDS encoding toxic anion resistance protein, with the protein MEQEVHAKAKETLAQVEEVNAVVLPEPVEANAVVPLAEADPALSAEITKRMGELDMSDTGSIVNFGSAAQSELQTISQAMLADVKNKDVGPAGDGLRKMVTTIRGFSVSELDVRRKRSFWEKLLGRAAPFANFLSRFEDVQDQIDKITAELEGHEHKLLKDIKSLDVLYEKTLSFYDELALYIAAGEAKIAELDATTIPAKEAEVQAAPEEQGVMKAQELRDLRAARDDLERRVHDLKLTRQVTMQSLPSIRLVQENDKSLVTKINSTLVNTVPLWETQLAQAVTIQRSAEAAEAVRSANDLTNELLTQNAKNLRETNAKIRTEMERGVFDIEAVKTANAELVATIEESLQIADEGKRKRAEAEEELHKMESELKNTLAAAKARKTGLGDTAGTAVSGS; encoded by the coding sequence ATGGAACAGGAAGTTCACGCCAAGGCCAAGGAAACGCTGGCACAGGTGGAAGAGGTCAACGCCGTGGTTCTGCCCGAGCCGGTCGAGGCCAATGCCGTCGTGCCCCTCGCCGAGGCCGACCCGGCCCTCTCCGCCGAGATCACCAAGCGCATGGGCGAGCTCGACATGAGCGACACCGGCTCCATCGTCAACTTCGGCTCCGCCGCACAGTCGGAACTGCAGACCATCTCGCAGGCCATGCTGGCCGATGTGAAGAACAAGGATGTCGGCCCGGCGGGCGACGGGCTGCGCAAGATGGTCACCACCATCCGCGGTTTCTCGGTTTCCGAGCTGGACGTGCGCCGCAAGCGCTCCTTCTGGGAAAAGCTGCTCGGCCGCGCCGCACCCTTCGCCAACTTCCTCTCCCGCTTCGAGGACGTGCAGGACCAGATCGACAAGATCACCGCCGAGCTCGAAGGCCACGAGCACAAGCTGCTGAAAGACATCAAGTCGCTCGACGTGCTCTACGAAAAGACCCTCAGCTTCTACGACGAGCTGGCCCTCTATATCGCCGCCGGTGAGGCCAAGATCGCCGAGCTGGATGCCACCACCATCCCCGCCAAAGAGGCCGAGGTGCAGGCCGCCCCTGAAGAGCAGGGCGTGATGAAGGCGCAGGAACTGCGCGACCTGCGTGCCGCCCGCGATGACCTCGAGCGCCGCGTGCATGACCTCAAGCTGACCCGCCAGGTCACCATGCAGTCGCTGCCCTCTATCCGGCTGGTGCAGGAGAACGACAAGAGCCTCGTCACCAAGATCAACTCCACCCTCGTCAACACCGTGCCGCTCTGGGAGACCCAGCTGGCGCAGGCGGTCACGATCCAGCGCTCCGCCGAGGCCGCCGAGGCCGTCCGCTCCGCGAATGATCTGACCAACGAGCTCCTGACCCAGAACGCCAAGAACCTGCGCGAGACCAACGCCAAGATCCGCACCGAGATGGAGCGCGGCGTATTCGACATTGAGGCGGTGAAAACCGCCAACGCCGAACTGGTCGCCACCATCGAGGAGAGCCTCCAGATCGCTGATGAAGGCAAGCGCAAGCGCGCCGAGGCCGAGGAAGAGCTGCACAAGATGGAAAGTGAGCTTAAAAACACGCTCGCCGCCGCCAAGGCCCGCAAGACCGGGCTGGGCGACACAGCCGGTACTGCCGTTTCGGGCAGCTGA
- a CDS encoding cytochrome b, which translates to MPRPNAYSRLQIILHWLVVILIIGAFLLSDQMDDWEVLPADAPLPLHGVLGLTVFFLMLVRLALRLLRGAPPPPVDDPAWQQRLAELTHWALYALAIATPWSGGFAFYLRWEEAADLHELLKTLLLLTAAAHTAAALYHQFILKDGLLARMGLRRP; encoded by the coding sequence ATGCCCCGCCCCAACGCCTATTCCCGCCTCCAGATCATCCTCCATTGGCTGGTGGTCATCCTGATCATCGGCGCCTTCCTGCTCTCTGATCAGATGGACGATTGGGAGGTCCTGCCTGCCGATGCACCCCTGCCACTCCACGGCGTCCTCGGCCTGACAGTTTTCTTCCTCATGCTCGTCCGCCTCGCCCTGCGGCTCCTGCGCGGCGCGCCACCTCCGCCAGTGGATGATCCGGCATGGCAACAGCGCTTGGCCGAACTCACCCATTGGGCGCTCTACGCCTTGGCCATCGCCACGCCGTGGTCTGGCGGCTTTGCCTTCTACCTGCGCTGGGAGGAGGCGGCAGACCTGCATGAGCTTCTGAAAACCCTGCTGCTCCTCACCGCCGCCGCCCACACCGCCGCCGCGCTCTATCACCAGTTCATCCTGAAAGACGGGTTGCTCGCCCGGATGGGCCTGCGCCGCCCTTAG
- a CDS encoding DUF2927 domain-containing protein, which yields MLPRAAMLIAALILAGCEELPAPQSEPDPVATPDELAPRPKDPSEASRAAARHYARVQSDLLARGLLRRDGGGPDTPYSDRQLTENFVRIALFDEYVSRGGTLVAQQSESNLRRWEQPIRFGLRFGETVPESQRAKDRTNVAAFVRRLSRATGHPMSMGTGNGNFTVLMLNEDERAAIGPELRRLVPGIDNAAIRTIETLPRDTLCLVFATTTGNSSVYTRAVAIIRAEHPDLLRLSCIHEELAQGLGLANDSPEARPSIFNDDEEFGLLTTHDEQLLRILYDGRLRPGMTALEAKPIVKQIVGEILGGRV from the coding sequence ATGCTTCCGAGAGCGGCGATGCTGATTGCCGCTCTCATTCTCGCGGGCTGCGAAGAACTTCCCGCGCCCCAGTCAGAGCCTGATCCGGTTGCAACGCCGGATGAGCTGGCTCCGCGCCCCAAGGACCCGTCCGAGGCCAGCCGTGCGGCGGCGCGCCACTACGCCCGTGTGCAATCGGACCTGTTGGCGCGCGGCCTGCTGCGCCGGGACGGTGGTGGCCCCGATACCCCCTATTCCGACCGGCAGCTGACCGAGAATTTCGTCCGCATCGCGCTTTTCGACGAGTACGTCTCGCGCGGCGGAACGCTGGTGGCTCAGCAGTCGGAGTCGAACCTCCGCCGCTGGGAACAGCCTATCCGCTTCGGCCTGCGCTTCGGCGAGACGGTGCCGGAATCCCAGCGCGCCAAGGACCGCACCAATGTTGCTGCCTTCGTCCGCCGCCTCTCCCGCGCCACCGGCCACCCGATGAGCATGGGCACCGGCAACGGCAACTTCACCGTTCTGATGCTGAACGAAGATGAGCGCGCCGCCATCGGCCCCGAGTTGCGCCGCCTCGTGCCCGGCATCGACAATGCAGCCATCCGCACCATCGAGACCCTGCCGCGCGACACGCTGTGCCTCGTCTTCGCCACCACCACCGGCAACAGCTCCGTCTACACCCGCGCGGTGGCGATCATCCGCGCCGAGCACCCCGACCTGCTTCGCCTTTCCTGCATCCACGAAGAGCTGGCCCAGGGCCTTGGCCTGGCCAACGACAGTCCCGAGGCCCGGCCCTCCATCTTCAACGATGACGAGGAGTTCGGCCTGCTCACCACTCACGACGAGCAACTCCTCCGCATCCTCTACGATGGCAGGCTGCGCCCCGGCATGACCGCGCTGGAGGCCAAGCCCATCGTCAAGCAAATCGTCGGCGAAATTCTCGGAGGCCGAGTGTGA